Proteins encoded within one genomic window of Pigmentiphaga sp. H8:
- a CDS encoding helix-turn-helix transcriptional regulator — MNETQAINALAALAHAQRLRAFRALVVAGPEGLTPSTLADQLQVARNTLSFHLKELAHAALVTVEQHGRNLIYRADFARMNGLLGYLTEHCCQGVACEISGTGASAAC; from the coding sequence ATGAACGAAACCCAAGCCATCAACGCGCTCGCCGCCTTGGCCCATGCCCAACGGCTGCGGGCCTTCCGTGCCCTGGTCGTCGCCGGGCCGGAAGGATTGACCCCGAGCACTTTGGCCGACCAGCTCCAGGTTGCCCGCAACACCCTGTCCTTCCACCTCAAGGAGTTGGCACATGCCGCCCTGGTCACGGTGGAGCAACACGGGCGCAACCTGATTTATCGCGCCGACTTCGCCCGGATGAACGGGCTTCTTGGCTATTTGACCGAACACTGCTGCCAAGGCGTCGCCTGTGAAATCTCCGGCACCGGCGCAAGCGCCGCATGTTGA
- the arsB gene encoding ACR3 family arsenite efflux transporter: protein MSAQNPALGCAPPAPAMSIFERYLTVWVLLCIAVGIAAGQIAPDIFQVIGRMEVAQVNLPVGLLIWIMVIPMLIKVDFAALGQVRRHWRGIGVTLFVNWAVKPFSMALLGWLFVRQVFAPWLPQDQLDSYIAGLILLAAAPCTAMVFVWSRLTGGDPAFTLSQVALNDAIMVFAFAPIVGLLLGISSITVPWDTLLASVVLYIVIPVILSQLWRRWLLKRGQAAFERAMARIGPLSIAALLLTLVLLFAFQGQAIIQQPLVIAMLAVPILIQVFFNASLAYWLNRRVGEKHDIACPSALIGASNFFELAVAAAIALFGFQSGAALATVVGVLIEVPVMLLVVRVVNRSRGWYERA, encoded by the coding sequence ATGTCTGCGCAGAATCCCGCACTGGGGTGTGCCCCACCCGCGCCCGCCATGAGCATTTTCGAGCGTTACCTGACCGTCTGGGTGCTGCTGTGCATCGCCGTCGGCATCGCGGCCGGCCAGATCGCCCCCGACATCTTCCAAGTGATCGGCCGCATGGAAGTCGCACAGGTCAACCTGCCCGTGGGCCTGCTCATCTGGATCATGGTGATCCCGATGCTGATCAAGGTGGATTTCGCCGCGTTGGGCCAGGTGCGCCGGCACTGGCGCGGCATCGGCGTCACCCTGTTCGTCAACTGGGCGGTCAAGCCCTTTTCCATGGCGCTCCTGGGCTGGCTGTTCGTACGGCAGGTATTCGCTCCCTGGCTGCCGCAGGACCAACTCGACAGCTACATCGCCGGCTTGATCCTGCTGGCCGCCGCGCCCTGCACCGCGATGGTGTTCGTCTGGAGCCGGCTCACCGGCGGCGATCCCGCATTCACGCTTTCACAAGTCGCGTTGAACGACGCCATCATGGTGTTTGCCTTCGCGCCCATCGTCGGCCTGCTGCTGGGAATCTCGTCCATCACCGTACCGTGGGATACCTTGCTGGCCTCGGTCGTGCTCTACATCGTCATTCCCGTCATCCTGTCGCAGCTCTGGCGGCGCTGGCTGCTCAAGCGGGGGCAGGCCGCCTTCGAACGCGCGATGGCCCGCATCGGCCCGCTGTCCATCGCGGCCCTGCTGCTGACGCTGGTCCTGCTATTCGCGTTCCAGGGCCAAGCCATCATCCAGCAACCGCTGGTCATCGCCATGCTGGCCGTCCCCATCCTGATCCAGGTCTTCTTCAACGCCAGCCTGGCCTATTGGCTCAACCGGCGTGTCGGCGAGAAACACGACATCGCCTGCCCTTCCGCTCTCATTGGGGCATCGAACTTCTTCGAGCTGGCCGTGGCCGCCGCGATCGCCCTGTTCGGCTTCCAGTCCGGCGCTGCCCTGGCGACCGTGGTAGGCGTGCTGATCGAAGTTCCGGTCATGCTGCTGGTGGTGCGCGTCGTCAACCGGTCCCGTGGCTGGTACGAGCGTGCCTGA
- a CDS encoding arsenate reductase ArsC — protein MENKVYNVLFICTGNSARSILAEGLLNGLGQGRFRAYSAGSHPKGEVHPRALTTLERLALPTTGYRSKNWDEFAHADAPPLDFIFTVCDNAAGEACPIWPGKPVSAHWGVPDPAAVEGDDEQRKAFHDAAIALKRRIELFLALPIQKLDGMSLQHELRSIGKQ, from the coding sequence ATGGAAAACAAGGTCTACAACGTCCTGTTCATCTGCACCGGCAACTCGGCTCGATCCATCCTGGCCGAAGGCTTGCTCAACGGGTTGGGCCAGGGACGCTTCCGCGCCTACTCGGCCGGCAGCCATCCCAAAGGCGAAGTGCACCCGCGGGCCCTGACCACCCTGGAGCGATTGGCTTTGCCGACCACGGGATACCGCAGCAAGAACTGGGACGAGTTTGCGCATGCCGATGCGCCGCCGCTCGATTTCATCTTCACCGTCTGCGACAACGCCGCGGGAGAAGCCTGCCCGATCTGGCCGGGCAAGCCGGTATCGGCGCACTGGGGCGTGCCCGACCCCGCCGCGGTAGAGGGCGATGACGAACAGCGCAAGGCCTTCCACGATGCAGCCATCGCGCTCAAACGCCGTATCGAGCTGTTCCTGGCGTTGCCGATCCAGAAGCTGGACGGCATGTCTTTGCAGCACGAGCTGCGGAGCATTGGCAAGCAATAA
- the acs gene encoding acetate--CoA ligase yields MSTIDSVLTETRVFQPSAEFVKQANVPGMAAYQALCDEAERDFEGFWARLARETLQWSKPFTRTLDESNAPFYKWFDDGELNVSYNCLDVNLANGNADKVAIIFESDDGTVTQVTYRELHARVGRFANGIKALGYKKGDRSIIYMPMSIEAVVAMQACARLGITHSVVFGGFSAKSLQERIVDVGATLVITADEQVRGGKTIPLKPAVEEAFAMGGCEAVKNVVVYRRTGGKVAWTEGRDLWMHDVEKGQSDQCEPVQVEAEHPLFVLYTSGSTGKPKGVQHASAGYLLWAALTMKWTFDLKPSDVYWCTADVGWVTGHTYIAYGPLAVGATQIVFEGVPTYPNAGRFWETIQKHGCTIFYTAPTAIRSLIKAAEASPDHHPKKYDLSSLRVIGSVGEPINPEAWMWYYNNVGGERCPVVDTWWQTETGGHMITPLPGATGLKPGSCTLPLPGIMAAIVDETGEDVELGKGGFLVVKRPWPAMIRTIWGDPERFKKSYYPEELGGTCYLAGDGANRDTDGYFWIMGRIDDVLNVSGHRLGTMEVESALVAHPMVAEAAVVGRPDDLTGEAVVAFVVLKRARPDDAEAAEIAKELRNWVAKEIGPIAKPKEIRFGDNLPKTRSGKIMRRLLRVVAKGESVTQDVSTLENPAILEQLGKAL; encoded by the coding sequence ATGTCTACCATCGATTCAGTGCTGACCGAGACACGCGTTTTCCAACCCTCCGCGGAGTTCGTCAAGCAGGCGAACGTTCCCGGCATGGCCGCCTATCAGGCCCTGTGCGACGAGGCCGAGCGCGACTTCGAGGGGTTCTGGGCGCGGCTGGCGCGTGAAACCCTGCAATGGAGCAAGCCGTTCACGCGGACGCTGGACGAGAGCAATGCCCCTTTCTACAAGTGGTTCGACGACGGCGAGCTGAACGTCTCGTACAACTGCCTGGACGTCAACCTGGCCAACGGCAACGCCGACAAGGTCGCCATCATCTTCGAGAGCGACGACGGCACCGTCACCCAGGTCACCTACCGCGAACTGCACGCCCGCGTGGGCCGCTTCGCCAATGGCATCAAGGCCTTGGGCTACAAGAAGGGCGACCGTTCCATCATCTACATGCCCATGTCCATCGAGGCCGTGGTCGCCATGCAGGCGTGCGCCCGCCTGGGCATTACCCACTCCGTGGTGTTCGGCGGCTTCTCGGCCAAGAGCCTGCAGGAGCGCATCGTCGACGTGGGCGCGACGCTGGTCATCACCGCCGACGAGCAGGTGCGCGGCGGCAAGACCATCCCGCTCAAGCCCGCGGTGGAAGAAGCCTTCGCCATGGGCGGCTGCGAGGCCGTCAAGAACGTCGTGGTCTACCGCCGCACCGGCGGCAAGGTGGCCTGGACCGAAGGCCGCGACCTGTGGATGCACGACGTGGAGAAGGGCCAGTCCGACCAGTGCGAGCCGGTCCAGGTCGAGGCCGAGCATCCGCTGTTCGTGCTCTACACCTCGGGCTCCACCGGCAAGCCCAAGGGCGTCCAGCATGCTTCGGCGGGCTACCTGCTGTGGGCCGCGCTGACCATGAAGTGGACCTTCGACCTCAAGCCGTCCGACGTCTACTGGTGCACGGCCGACGTGGGCTGGGTGACCGGCCATACCTATATCGCCTACGGCCCCCTGGCCGTGGGCGCGACCCAGATCGTGTTCGAGGGCGTGCCCACCTATCCGAACGCCGGCCGTTTCTGGGAAACCATCCAGAAGCACGGCTGCACCATCTTCTATACGGCGCCCACCGCCATCCGCTCGCTGATCAAGGCGGCCGAGGCCAGCCCCGACCATCATCCGAAGAAATACGACCTGTCCAGCCTGCGCGTCATCGGATCGGTGGGCGAGCCCATCAATCCGGAAGCCTGGATGTGGTACTACAACAATGTCGGCGGCGAACGGTGCCCGGTGGTCGACACCTGGTGGCAGACCGAGACCGGCGGGCACATGATCACCCCGCTGCCGGGGGCCACCGGCCTGAAGCCCGGCTCGTGCACGCTGCCGCTGCCGGGCATCATGGCCGCCATCGTGGACGAGACCGGCGAAGACGTCGAACTCGGCAAGGGTGGCTTCCTGGTGGTCAAGCGTCCATGGCCGGCCATGATCCGTACCATCTGGGGCGACCCCGAGCGCTTCAAGAAAAGCTACTACCCCGAGGAGCTGGGCGGTACCTGCTACCTGGCCGGCGACGGCGCCAATCGGGATACCGACGGCTACTTCTGGATCATGGGCCGCATCGACGACGTCCTGAACGTCTCGGGACACCGCCTGGGAACCATGGAAGTGGAATCGGCGCTGGTGGCCCACCCCATGGTGGCCGAGGCCGCCGTGGTGGGGCGCCCGGACGACCTGACCGGCGAGGCCGTGGTCGCCTTCGTGGTGCTCAAGCGGGCTCGGCCCGACGACGCCGAGGCTGCCGAGATCGCCAAGGAGCTGCGCAACTGGGTCGCCAAGGAAATCGGTCCCATCGCCAAGCCCAAGGAAATCCGCTTCGGCGACAACCTGCCCAAGACCCGCTCCGGCAAAATCATGCGCCGCCTGCTGCGTGTGGTCGCCAAGGGCGAATCGGTCACGCAGGACGTCTCCACACTGGAGAACCCGGCCATCCTGGAGCAATTGGGCAAGGCGCTCTGA
- the chrA gene encoding chromate efflux transporter, which translates to MDTATSASFPSDIAPRRLSLGAALRFWLKLGFISFGGPAGQIAIMHTELVERRRWISEGRFLHALNYCMLLPGPEAQQLATYIGWLLHRTWGGVAAGVLFVLPSLFLLIVLSWVYAAYGNLPVVAGLFYGIKPAVTAIVLHAAHRIGSRALKNHAHWLIAGAAFLAIFALDAPFPLIVAIAALTGYLGGRWRPELFRTAGGYHAATQEGGQAALIDDDTPAPEHARFRWSRLCILLIAGLALWGVPMVVLAVVFGWHGAYTQMGWFFTKAALLTFGGAYAVLPYIFQGAVEHYAWLTPTQMIDGLALGETTPGPLIMVVAFVGFVAAYSHELLGSTSPFIAGALGATLVTWFTFLPSFVLILAGGPVVEATKEDLNFTAPLVAITAAVVGVIINLALFFGYHVLWPAGLAGRFDGVSAIIVVAAAVALFRYKRGVIQVIAGSAIAGLAVSFMG; encoded by the coding sequence ATGGACACCGCTACATCAGCATCCTTCCCTTCAGATATTGCCCCCCGCCGGCTTTCGCTGGGCGCGGCTTTGCGTTTTTGGCTGAAGCTGGGGTTTATCAGCTTCGGCGGTCCGGCAGGGCAGATCGCCATCATGCATACCGAACTCGTCGAGCGCCGACGGTGGATAAGCGAAGGGCGATTTCTTCACGCGTTGAACTACTGCATGCTGCTGCCAGGCCCGGAGGCCCAGCAACTGGCGACCTATATCGGCTGGCTGCTGCACCGCACATGGGGTGGCGTGGCCGCCGGGGTTCTTTTCGTTCTTCCTTCCTTGTTCCTCCTGATCGTGCTGTCATGGGTCTATGCCGCATATGGCAACCTGCCCGTGGTTGCGGGTCTGTTCTACGGCATCAAACCTGCCGTCACGGCCATCGTGTTGCACGCAGCGCATCGCATTGGCTCCCGAGCCCTGAAGAACCATGCGCATTGGCTGATAGCCGGAGCGGCGTTCCTCGCCATCTTCGCGCTTGACGCCCCATTTCCGCTTATTGTGGCCATCGCGGCACTGACGGGGTACCTGGGTGGAAGGTGGCGACCGGAGCTGTTTCGAACGGCCGGGGGGTATCACGCAGCGACCCAGGAAGGCGGGCAGGCAGCGCTTATCGACGATGACACCCCGGCACCCGAACATGCGCGTTTTCGCTGGTCGCGGCTGTGCATTCTGCTTATTGCCGGCCTTGCCTTGTGGGGCGTGCCGATGGTCGTGCTGGCAGTGGTATTCGGGTGGCATGGAGCCTATACGCAGATGGGCTGGTTCTTCACCAAAGCCGCGCTGCTTACCTTTGGGGGCGCTTACGCTGTGCTGCCCTATATTTTTCAGGGGGCCGTGGAGCACTACGCCTGGTTGACCCCTACCCAGATGATTGACGGCCTGGCACTGGGCGAGACCACGCCAGGCCCGCTGATCATGGTCGTGGCCTTCGTGGGTTTCGTGGCCGCCTATTCCCATGAACTGCTTGGCTCGACGTCCCCGTTCATTGCTGGCGCCCTGGGTGCAACGCTGGTGACGTGGTTCACCTTCCTGCCGTCATTTGTTCTTATTCTTGCGGGGGGACCCGTGGTCGAGGCAACAAAAGAGGATCTGAATTTCACCGCGCCGCTGGTTGCCATAACAGCCGCGGTGGTCGGCGTCATCATCAACCTGGCACTGTTTTTTGGCTATCACGTGTTATGGCCAGCGGGGCTGGCTGGGCGATTCGATGGGGTCTCGGCGATCATCGTTGTGGCGGCGGCAGTGGCGCTGTTCCGCTACAAGCGCGGGGTGATCCAAGTGATCGCCGGGAGCGCGATAGCAGGTCTGGCCGTTTCCTTCATGGGCTAG
- a CDS encoding PepSY domain-containing protein, with protein sequence MKAFLRGLHRWCGLAIALFIAVTALTGSLIAFEHELDAWLNPALFQTGDTRPALPFDTLLARIESQDGRIRVTQLPLDTPPGQASEIQVEARPGATAVDFDRMFVDPASGRILGTRKWGAWSWDRAHLMPWLNRFHRNLALPGQWGSRLLGWVCVAWLLISLAGLYLTFPTRPGRPWRSAWRMSLDARGLKLVNDLHRTVGLWTLLVALPIAFTGVYLSLGNDVFKPLASLFGPISPHPIARRAQAAMPSSPLISARQSVVLARALLPEGTRDYEPWYFGHLASRGMYRVAFKEKNLRESALRVRYEQVFIDDRTGELAGRFGYASGTPVDRFLVWQYPVHSGKVLGPLGRALVALGGVLIVLLCVVGVMRYGMRTAAPRASSDAA encoded by the coding sequence GTGAAAGCGTTCCTTCGAGGGCTGCACCGCTGGTGCGGCCTGGCCATCGCCCTGTTCATCGCGGTCACCGCCCTGACGGGCAGCCTGATCGCCTTCGAACACGAACTGGATGCGTGGCTGAATCCCGCGCTGTTCCAGACCGGCGACACGCGCCCCGCCCTGCCCTTCGACACGCTGCTGGCGCGCATCGAATCCCAGGACGGCCGCATCCGCGTCACGCAACTGCCGCTGGACACGCCGCCGGGCCAGGCCAGCGAGATCCAGGTCGAAGCCCGGCCCGGCGCCACTGCCGTCGACTTCGACCGCATGTTCGTCGACCCCGCGTCCGGCCGCATCCTGGGCACGCGCAAGTGGGGCGCCTGGAGCTGGGATCGCGCCCACCTGATGCCCTGGCTCAACCGCTTCCATCGCAACCTCGCGCTGCCCGGGCAATGGGGCAGCCGCCTGCTCGGGTGGGTCTGCGTCGCCTGGCTGCTCATCTCGCTGGCCGGCCTGTACCTGACCTTTCCCACCCGCCCCGGGCGGCCTTGGCGATCCGCCTGGCGCATGAGCCTGGACGCGCGCGGATTGAAGCTGGTGAACGACCTGCACCGGACCGTCGGCCTGTGGACGCTGCTGGTGGCCCTGCCCATTGCCTTCACGGGTGTCTATCTGAGTCTGGGCAATGACGTGTTCAAGCCGCTGGCCAGCCTGTTCGGTCCGATCAGCCCGCATCCGATCGCGAGGCGGGCGCAGGCGGCGATGCCCTCCTCGCCCCTGATCAGCGCCCGGCAGAGCGTCGTCCTGGCGCGGGCACTGCTGCCGGAAGGCACCCGGGACTACGAGCCCTGGTACTTCGGGCACCTGGCCTCGCGTGGCATGTACCGGGTCGCGTTCAAGGAAAAGAACCTGCGCGAGTCCGCCTTGCGCGTGCGCTACGAACAGGTCTTCATCGACGACAGGACCGGGGAGCTGGCAGGACGCTTCGGCTACGCCAGCGGCACGCCGGTGGACCGGTTCCTGGTCTGGCAGTATCCGGTCCACTCGGGCAAGGTGCTGGGCCCCCTGGGCCGGGCGCTGGTCGCGCTGGGCGGGGTGCTGATCGTCCTGCTGTGCGTCGTGGGCGTGATGAGATATGGAATGAGGACGGCGGCGCCCCGCGCGTCCTCGGATGCCGCCTAG